The Oreochromis aureus strain Israel breed Guangdong linkage group 16, ZZ_aureus, whole genome shotgun sequence genome includes the window aatagtgcagctattttctctgcagcacaattacccattgcatggtatggtctcaaacacaaagagtgaaatgttacaattaaccccatagtctgggttagttgtaacacatcctggggtgaaatgtaacacaatgaaataagggtactgacaaaacattaacatgtaatctttttgattcaacacatgaatgcacttagagccattaatgtagctgtgtgtgtgacagaatgcagaaatccagcttttgaacatattccaaccccccaaaaaagacaaatgatggaattttctgcaactgaatatttcattaattttggttggtcttccttaagtttggcctcattggctcagtgggcattataacctacaactcttgcaccaacttttcaacataacaatgaagctaaaaaatgtagttgtgcaccagcatcgcaattccattttatcatggcttaccttggtgtggtttgcaaagtgcttcagaaagatgaggaaatctgtttcttgcacccatcctgatttatttccactaccaatacttcctactggtccatctctgacacagtgctctgcataatgtatgtgtgggaacacaaacagtggttgtgttgccaatggcattaaccgcatatacaaaggcgaccagtgaacctctctctgctgatgtcgttgccccaccttgtttaatataagttaaagtaatagtgtggtaagttgtaacatctgcattattgttacaactaacccagactgttgctgttacaactgacccagactcctatagccatgaactagctaacaatacagccaacggctaaaacattagcactaaagacctacacagaatatatccccatagacatacaaataacataatttaagtttgatgagtttaactgcaaagcagataatgctattagaaattgaaataaagtagaaaaacttactttttggcatacaaattactttttttcctgttaaattgtctgtgtttgacaaaatgtgctgatttttcacatgtgatagcagaactgaattgggcatgcacaggatgagtcacatcatttgaaacttagtcctgattggagaaattggaagtgttacaactgacccacgttacaactatccccggtctcccctataaagacttcggactttacgtttcccaatttttgctttaaattattaggttatttacattattatgtaaataacagataataatgatccttattgctgttttagaggagcggtgattcaaaggatagttgcagatttctgtcagaatctgcagattatacagtacaaataaaatattcatgtttctccaacgttgtcttcccaacagtttcactgacatctacactggatggccaggaagcgttcgcgatgtcttctctggcactgataattggcgtctgtcttgtgtcagtgacgtaaaagacggatttaatgcgacatgatcgctcaaacagcagtcgctttctaaaacatcggatatgtatcggattcagtaccacatacgaaagtgacccagatcggatttgaaaatatcggatttgtgccgttcacactgtcataccgtgatcggatatgggtcacaTAGgttcaaaaaaatcggatttgatgcgctttcgcctgcagtagcctatgtctctgtgtttatatttgttgtgtgagttcttgtgttttgtttccctCCTCGTGTTTCATTCTGTTCCCCCCTGCTTGTCACGTTTATCCATGTTTGCCCAGTCTACCACGTCTCtctcattttcctttctctctcccttgtGCTCCTTcgtgttccctctgtctctcttgtcTGCCTTTCCTCCACTCCTGTATCATGttcctctgtttcctgttttattttgaaggtcaaGTGTTTCCATGTTTGGTGTGTCTAGTCttgcttcccctgtggcgtCATGTTAATTCacgtcagctgtgttccctgtgTGTTCTCACTTCCCacttatccttctgtgtatttatgtcagtgTCTCCCTCATACCTGGCTGTGTCTCCTGTTCATAGTTCCATTTATAGATttccagtttaatttttgtattaactcgtgccagcaataaagctgagtttttgtGTTCAAATTCTGTCTGTGAGTCTGCGTTTGGGTAcaatcctgcctgccacacacagTTCATGACAATTGGATGATCCTCGACCCAAATTAAGGCTGTTACTGGTGCCGACTGCAGCCCCATAACCATCAGACAGCATCTGAGATTGAAGGacttcaaaacaaaaatgtcgCTAAAGGCCTCATCTCCTTGAATGCCACAGAACTGACCATTTGGACTTTGCAAGAGAGGACCAAACATGGGATATtgaaaggtggaagaaagttGTATTCTCTGATAAAAAATTTAAccttgatggtcctgatggtttccaacgttactggcatgacaagcagatcccacctgagatgttttctaCGCGCCACAGTGGCGGggggtgctttttccttcagtggccactggctatgtccagatgttgcagagagcatccCTCATGACTGAGGGCCCTCATCTTTGTGGTAAcgactgggtttttcaacaTGACAATGCTACAGTACACAATGCCTGCAGGACAAGGGACTTTTTCCAGGAGAATAACATCACTGTTTTGAACCATCCTGCGTGTTtccctgatctaaatccaattgcGAACCTTTGGGGAAGGATGGCAAGGGAAGTTTATAAAAAAGGACAACGGTTCCAGACAGTAAATGCCCTTTGTGCGACCAtcttcaccacttggagaaGTGTTCCCACTCACCTCATGGAAATGCTTGTATCAAGCATTctgcaatgaatttttgaagtgatcaacaataacggtggagctactcattactgagttcatgtttggaactttgatttctgttttgtggggtttacagatttcttttttttgggagatgtggtcctaaactttagatcagctgtaaaacagctttgttttcaataaattgcatgctcaaaatgttttgtctcattgTCCATTTTCATGTAACATTTGACTAACACAAAGTTAGTATACTTTGttaacaaagacaaaaatcaaaactttaaaacactgcaataaaaaccaaacagaaacCCAAAATTTAAACACATAATGAGCTATGCAGGTGTTTGATAATTTCTCTCGGAAAGTCTCCACTGAAGTAACAAGTAGAAAATCTTCAAGAAATGATACAGTAGTCTGGTGCTTTTTCACAGATCCATTTAAGAGAAGTTGAGCATGAAAGGTCATTCATGCTCATGTCCTCACCACTGTAGACATGAGCACAGTCTTCTTCTCCACCATTATCAGGTTGAGTCGATCCCCAGTACCTAGTAAGTCCATAACCATAATATtagcttgtttttattattgagACAAAAATCAGATGTTTGGTGTGTAGTGACGGGGCTATATTAAGATAACAAAGTTTTATATGGAGATGATAACAAGAAGTCATAGTTGATATAGCAACTTCTAACCTATGTTGTCTAAACAAGTCATTAGTGTACATCTTTAAGCTTTTGACCTTGCAGTTTGGCTCAACTCACTGAAATGTAAGTTCACCAGTGTGTTTTATATACTAACAATCAAAAGTTTaatgctttttctttattttcatgactattttacattgtagattctcactgaaggcatcaaaactatgaatgccCAGGCTTTTGACCAGTAGTGTGTATATGTTTAACACATTTCTTTTGAAAACTTAATGAAAGTAACAAACTGAACCAAAGTGAAGACTTACGACAGAGTCAGTGGAGTTCCATCCACCCATTTCCATGTTCCCTCCTGTTTTTCATCAGTCAAACCAAGCCAAACTCTTCTTGTGCTGATTGTAGAGAGGAAGGTCTTTTTCATATGAAGTAAAAGCAATTTATATTAGTTTTGAACCACAATTTTAGTCAATGCATTTGTTGCTGTAACTCATTCAAAACTTTTAATACATTTGTCACGTTTTTTCATTAACATGTAGTAAGTCATTGCCACCAAAATCTTTTGACACTGTCTACAAAAGACTGGTTAAAGTGGTATTATGTTCTGTCAGTGGACTCTTAAAGGTCCATTGACTGCATTCCCTGCATTCTTCAGTATCCTCCTatattctttcctttttctttaaacaccaCCATACTTTCTTATTTCTCCACTGACAGGTTATTTCCCCCTTAATGTTTTGTCTGTGTATATTTCTCTGATTCATTCTGGTACAATAAATTTGATTTGAAATCCTcatattcatcttttttttatttcatcctAATTGTGGTAACACTTTTTAAATTGAGGGTTCCATTAAGTCATTTACACAATCACAGAAAACTATGTGGTCATATGAGTTGTTTCCCACAGAACAACTTAGGGTTTTATGTTTATGATCTGATATGATATATGTGTTGAATCGTTGTCATGTATTTTAAAAGAGGGCGACATTATTTACATAAAATAAGGAGCTTGAATTTCAGTATTAatttacaaacacaataacggacacacacataaacacagtacCTGTTCTTCAGGGCTGCCAATAACCACCAGATCTGCTCCTCTGTCTCTGCAGTCCTTTCTGGCTGCATCCCAGGAACCAGAGCTTTGAGACCGGACATAGCAGCTACAGTTGAACTTACTCCATCCTTCAGAACATGTATTTTCTACAAGAAATTACAAACAATATATTTAAGCTAGCTATAAACTGGACTGCTCCAATGGCTTGATCATAAAGATCTGTGCAAAATCTATTCTCTTGAGActcaataattataataatcattCTTCTAATAATTCTTATtagaactattttttttttatcacaggaAATAAAGCAAtggtaattaaataaaaatacaattcaaaaattcaagaaacacaaaaatcaacACTTTAAACACTAGAATAGAATACTGGCAGCTGCCAGTGCTACTCCTTAGCCTCCCAGTAGATGCACGTATGGTATACATGCATCTACACGTATAAGTATAACAGAATAAAACAGACTAAACTTAAAATAGAAtgataggaaaaaaaactgcaaaaaatgtaataatagaTCATTGTCAGTAAACTGTACTGCAGTTTAGTGTTTTTTCACAGATCCAATGAAAAGAAGCTGAACATCGATAATCCATCCAAGAATTTTTGCCGTGATTCATGACAAAAGCACAGTCCTCATCTCCACCATCATCAGGTTGACTCCATGCCCAGTGCCTAGCAGGTCAGTCACAACAACATTATCTTATTACTTCATTCATGTCAATTCTGCATGCATCTGTGGATTCAACAAATTTGATTTGGAAATGTAATTAGAGTAACAAACTGAATCAAAGTGAAGACTTACATCAGAGTTGGTGGAGTACCATCTACCCATTTCCATGTTCCCTCCTGTTCTTTGTCATTCAAACCAATCCAAGTTTGTTCATTGATGATTGTAGAGAGGAAAGTCTGTTTAACATGAggataaaatgttttattttagttttgaaTCAGTTTGATTCTGTGAGATACAATCTGGATGGGTAAATAATGCCGCATTGTGGGAAGTGAAGACTAGAAATTGTTCATGGTTAAAGCGAAGGTAAGCACTACATTGCTAACTTAAACGAATTACCACACGCAAATCTTATCTTTTTAATTATCTGGTTATTTACACTGTAGGACCAGAAAAGGTATTAAGTTGTCACATTAATGTTGCATCACACAGTAAAGTTTACCATGTTGTTTCTAGTTTCAGTTAAATCATTCCTGTATTGTTTTCCCCTCCAGGCAGGGGTGTCCCAGTAGTTCTGACGCCACACAAAAACTGGACTGAGTACCACCCTAATATTAGTGAGGTTGTATTGTAGTGCTGCATTTGTatgcaacacaacacaacaatagAGGATGTCAAGGTGATAGTATACCAGGTGCTTGGTCTATTGCTTTTTGCCAGACTCTGGGACCACGGTGTTGGTATTTGTACAGTCATTTCCATTGTTGCCAAGTTTCAAAAATGGCTGTTTTGATTACTGCAAAATAGTCACTGTCATGACTTATTAAGTGACACCACTGACTTGCTAATCCGTGGCACAAAAGTTGTCTGACATCATTTACCATGCAAAACAATGCTTCAAATCCCTGGACTTTCTGCTGCTCCGGCACTTTGGCTACAGACTCCAATCCGCCTGGTAGTAACTGCTCTCATGCAAAGTAACAGTGGAAGAACCTTTGTATGCTACATCCCTGCAttctttagcattttataatattCTGTTTTTCCTATCTTTGCTAAACCACCACATTTCATTATTCTTTCTTTAAATAAGGACCCATATAACCCATAAAATTTATGTCTACACAGATTCCTCTTATACACTTTAGTTCTATAAATATGTCTTAAAATTCACATAT containing:
- the LOC116331611 gene encoding C-type lectin domain family 4 member D-like; protein product: MEEIYLKPDNPTSSTNHTGRRSSKRSFCLVGILSLCLLGAFLLARLITFGIYYHNCLHDSADHLAEIKKQLSSMTEERDLLTEKTKELKTLLCLSNQNKTCPVGWNKFNHRCYLQSESSDSWDAARKNCTDEEADLIVIDSPEEETFLSTIINEQTWIGLNDKEQEGTWKWVDGTPPTLMHWAWSQPDDGGDEDCAFVMNHGKNSWMDYRCSASFHWICEKTLNCKNTCSEGWSKFNCSCYVRSQSSGSWDAARKDCRDRGADLVVIGSPEEQTFLSTISTRRVWLGLTDEKQEGTWKWVDGTPLTLSYWGSTQPDNGGEEDCAHVYSGEDMSMNDLSCSTSLKWICEKAPDYCIIS